In Metopolophium dirhodum isolate CAU chromosome 7, ASM1992520v1, whole genome shotgun sequence, one genomic interval encodes:
- the LOC132948507 gene encoding exosome complex component RRP40 — MTSVDFNNVVLPGNDVSHIVLKGDNCKRSEKTIGPGLKSVDNKIIVCNGGVLRCKDEKYFWIEYFKKKYIPAKDDVVVGIVAAKTSEMYKVDIGASELATLPYLAFTNATKKNRPDIKVGNVVAAKIKMATPFMESEISCVEYANSIILGQLENGFLINVSLNYALRLRKSNSKLLYQLGQMVPYEIVIGANGKIWIHSASIRTTIAIGNAILNAEHLEEEGIQQLVKNFNKSLNI, encoded by the coding sequence ATGACTTCGGTGGATTTTAATAACGTTGTGTTACCGGGCAATGACGTCTCTCATATAGTTCTTAAAGGAGACAACTGTAAAAGAAGTGAAAAAACTATTGGTCCTGGATTGAAGAGTGTCGACAACAAAATAATCGTATGTAACGGTGGTGTACTGAGGTGTAAAGATGAAAAATACTTTTggatagaatattttaaaaaaaaatacataccagCTAAGGATGATGTTGTAGTGGGAATAGTGGCCGCTAAAACATCCGAAATGTATAAAGTTGATATCGGAGCTTCTGAACTTGCTACTCTTCCATACTTAGCGTTTACAAATGCTACCAAAAAAAATAGACCTGACATTAAAGTGGGGAATGTCGTAGCTGCTAAGATTAAAATGGCAACACCTTTTATGGAATCTGAGATCAGTTGTGTAGAATATGCTAACAGCATAATTCTTGGTCAGTTAGAAAatggttttttaattaatgttagtTTAAATTATGCATTGAGACTAAGGAAATCAAATTCAAAACTACTTTATCAACTTGGACAGATGGTTCCCTATGAAATTGTCATTGGGGCAAATGGAAAGATTTGGATTCATAGTGCGTCAATACGAACAACAATCGCTATAGGAAATGCTATACTTAATGCAGAACATCTAGAAGAAGAAGGTATTCAACAGTTAGtcaagaattttaataaaagtttaaatatttga